In Haliscomenobacter hydrossis DSM 1100, the DNA window TGCTGGTGTCGTGGTAGCCTTTCTGCCAAATCAAGAGCATTGATTTTTGCAGCACTTCTTCCTTACTGGTTTTGATCGTTGGCATACCTGGTATTTACAGCCACAAATTTATTGAACAATCGTTAAAATAACTAGTTTTTGGCCAAATATTTAACTAAAAAGACATTAAAAAAACGTTAAAGCCTGCGATTGGGTGCTACTTTGCCGTACCTCTTGCGTCAAAATAACGTTCTTATCAAAAAAATTGTACCATGAGCGGACGTTACTTCGTACTACTGCCCCTGCTAGCCTGGGGTGTTTTGCACAACCCGGTTGAAGCACAATTGGGTGGTTTAATCAATAAAGCCAAAAACACCGTTTTGGGCAAAGGTGGAGACCTGAGTGCTGATGAGGCCGGATCGGGTTTGAAAGAAGCCTTGAATGTTGGTGTTGATCAAGCAGTGAGTTTTCTCTCGGCCAAGGACGGCTACTACGTTAGCCCCTACAAAATATTGATGCCCGAAGAGGCCAAAACCATGGCCGCCAAGCTAAAGATGATCCCCGGCTTTGCCAAGTTTGAAGAAGATTTATTGGAAAAAATGAACCGTGCGGCCGAGGATGCCGCCACCCAGGCCAAGCCCATCTTTGTCAACGCCATCAAACAAATGACGTTCCAGGATGCCTTGAATATCCTGATGGGTGAAAAAAATGCCGCCACCCAATATTTGCAGCGCACCACGACCAACCCCCTTACTGAAGCCTTTATGCCCGTGATTCAAACTTCACTGGACAAATTTAACGCCCGGGAATATTGGAGCAGCGCCGTAACGGCCTACAACAAAATTCCACTGGTGAAAAAAATGAACCCAGAGCTGGACAAATACGTGACCGAAAAAGCCCTGCTCGGCATGTTCAAACTGGTTGAAGTGAAAGAATTGGACATTCGCCAAAACGTGGATTCGCGGAGCAGCGATTTGTTGAAGAAGGTGTTTGCGAAGCAAGACAAGAAGTGAAAAGCGAAAAACTAAAAGTGAAAAGTGAAAAGTATATGCGACATATGTCCCGTGTCAATGTCGTTTTCACTTTTCACTTTTAGTTTTTCACTTTTCACTCAAATATTTGATTCCCCCTAAATACAAGCCCTCCGGCGGTGCACTCGTCGCTTTTTTCAATCGGCTTTGTTGTTCCATGGCCGTTTTTAACTCTTCCATGCTGATTTGACCCGTGCCAACTCCAATACACATGCCGACAATCAGGCGCACCATTCCCCGCAAAAAGCGATTGGAAGTGATGTGGAACACGGCCCGCTGTTCCTTGAGGTCAAAAATCCATTCCGAACGAGTCAGCTTACAAACCATGGTTTTGGCGTCATGATTGCTTTTGCAAAAAGGCTCAAATTCCTGGTATTGCAACAAAAAGGCAGCAGCGTCCTGCATCAGCACTGGGTCTGGTTGCTGGACGTAGGGATAAAAATACGCCAAATGCTCGGTGAAAGGATTTTTGCGAAAGCTGAGGTGGTATTCGTAGCTGCGCTCATACGCGTCGAAACGAGCGTGAGCCTCCGGTTCTACGGCAATGATTTGATATACGGCAATGTCTTTGGGCAGAAATTTATTGAGACGGCGCACAAACTCTGCTGGGAACTCCCCTTCAAAGTCAAAATGGGCAAAATACTGCCTGGCGTGTACACCGGTATCGGTACGACCACAACCAGTGATTTCCAGTTCAGTACCCAGGATGGTATTTATGCTGTCTTCTAAGGTCTGTTGTACAGAAATTTTTCCGGGCTGGCGTTGCCAACCAAAGTATTGGGTTCCATTGTAGGCGAGTTCGATGAAGTACCTTTGCATAGCAGGTCATTTGAATAAAACGGGATGTGAAATTAAACATTTCCAGTACCCATCGGGTAGAATTTGTCAGCCTTTTTCCAACGGGGACTGATTTGCTGCCAACTTACCGCATATCCTAGTAGGCAGCTCTAAAAAGATGTAACTCCTCCGGCCCTGATCATTTTTTTGATCAACACAATTTGCCCTAAGTGATAGTAACAATGCTCAATCATTCCTTCAATGTTTCGGCGATAATTCCCGTATTTCGGATCTACAAATGCTGCGGCTAATTGCGGATTGGACATCAATTCAACCTGCGCAGCAAACCTTTCTGCATTGGACCACAAGGTATTCAACAGCTTTTCCCAAGCTTCATTGGATTCAATGGGGGGAAGGTCAAAACTGTATTTGTCCCGAATTTCCAGCGCGCCACCTTCAAAAACCTGCAACACGCCAGCGATGTAATAATTGAGGTGGTAGCTCAGGGCAGCAATGGTATTTAAGGAGCTCACTTTTTTCGTTGCTTCTGTCCAGTTCAGATCGGACAATTGATCCCGCAGATTGGTATTGGCAATCCATTTGCCGTCAAGGAGGACTTCTCTGAAGCGAGTGGCTAGTTGAAGGGAATTTTCCATTTGAAGGATTGTGTTGTTGCAAACATATGAAATTATGCTATCCTAATAAACACGCATTTAATGGGCTTTCGCATGTTTTTTTTAGCAATAGGGCAATTTCCTCTGGGCTTTCTTTGCAGCCATTCCCAATCCAATCCTGGATCAAGCCCACACTTCCCGCAATGATGAATTCAGTAATCAGTTGTAAAGTGCTTTTGTTGACCTTGTAGGTTTTAGGCCAAGTTCTGGTGATTTCATCCTTGGCAATGCTGATTATTTTTTCCTGAAACGATTTTTCACCTTTCGTCAGGAACAGAGCTTCACACAGCTCTTTATTGTCACCGATTTTGCGGATGAGCAAGGATAAGGCTGATTGATTGTTGCCATCTTGGATCAGCCCTTCGATATCCGCTTTGATGGAGTTATAAAAATTGTCCTGGATCTCATGCAATAACTCATAGACACTGCGGTAATGCAGGTAAAAAGTAGCACGGTTGATATCCGAGCACTTGCACAATTCCGTAATCGAAATTTTCTCGACGGGTTTGGTTTTCAGGAGCCCCAGCAAGGTTTCGCTCAGAACTTTCCGGGTGTACTTTATTCGTCGGTCCATTTCTCAACTATTTTTTGACTTAATCGACAGTTCTACTTCAAGCTTTTGATTATCCAACAAGACCCATGAATTTTGAATTGCATGGCATCGCATACCCCGATATACTTGTAGCAAGGAAAATATTCCACACACTGTTGAATAACAATGTGAAGGACTAGACTTGTTGCGGCGGGAGCGCTTGAGATCAAAAATAAGGGGTTTTTTCCTGATTGAGGCTTATTTTAGAGTGCGTAGCAGCGCTACGGACGAAAAAATAAACGAAAAGCAGGGAAAAAAGACCATTTTTGGGCCAAGCAGTCTCCCGCCGCAGCAAGTCTATTAATGGATTTAACATGATCACCTGCTTGCTCAACTTGATCTCATTGCTGTGGGTAATGGATCAACCTGCTTTTTCTGAAAACCTGAATGGTAGTACAATTACGGTAAACATCACCGATGTCAGGAATAAAAAAGGCTCGATTCGATTGAGCGTTTTTAAAGATGAAGCCAGCTTTAGTGCTGAAAAAGCATCCAAAACGATGTTGCTTAATAAAAATGAGCTTACTGGTGGAAAAATGAACACCAGCGTACAACTGCCCAGTGGCACGTACGGAATCGCCGTCCTGGACGACGAAAACAGCAATGAAAAAATGGACTACGGGGTGATGATGCCCAAAGAGGGATTTGGTTTTTCAAATTTCTACCTGACTGGGCTCAGAAAACCCAAATTTGAGAAGTTTAAGTTTTTGGTGAGTGACGCGAATTTTTCGGTGGTGATTAGGATGAAGTATATGTAGGAGGTGGTTTTGGCTTAACCAAAGGGCACAAGAAAAGGCCTAAACAGTGCCATTTGGAAAATCCCTCAAAAAAATCTACTTTTGAAAGAATAAGATACCATATGATGGCTCAAACTTTGATTGAACAATACATCGAAATCAACCCTAAAGTGATGCTGGGCAAACCAGTGATCAAAGATACCCGAATGACCGTGGAGTTGATTCTGGAAAAATTGGCCAATGGCGAGTCTAATGAAATGATCCTCGAAGAGCATCCTCGCTTAATTAAAGAGCATATTTATGCAGCCTTGGCTTTTGCCGTTTCTTCACTTAGGGGCGAGTTGTTGATTCCTACAGCGGTGTGAGGTTTGTAGCTCCATTATTCAGCCAAAACTACCATCGAGCATTCATGCTTATGAGCATAAGTATACACCCTCAGCAGCATTTCAGCATAACTGTAAATATGCTCCCAATCATCAGAGCTGATGCTAATAAGCTCTTCTTTGGCTTCTTCACTACAATGATCATACAAATTTTTGAAGCCTTCCGGTGTTTCTATTTTTAGCTCTTGCAACCATTGAAATATCGCTTTCACTTCTTCAAAAGGTACAAATCCAACATAATGTGACTCTGGTCTATCTGGGATATAGTTCCCCATAACTGCTTTATACGCAAGAGTATCTTCATCTTCATAAGGGTCAGCTGCATTCTGCAGCACAATCAATACATCGTGGTAAATTTTGTACAAATAGGCCGCAGAATCTTTAGCTTTACTTATTTCAGCCGTCAAGTCATCTATTTCTTCAATGCGATGAGCTTTTCTAACTGGATAGAGGTTCATTTCTACACCCATTTTCAGCGGTTATTAGTTAATGATAAAAAAAATAGATTTTCCGTAAATTAAGAACAAATTATTTTATTTTTTCGCCAAATGTATCGCCCCACATTCTTCCCAATCACATCCAGCACCGCCCTAGCCCCCTTCAAACTCGCCACCCCATCTTTCACCAATATAAAATGCTGTTGCGACTGTTTAAAACTCAGTCCATGTTTCTTCCTCTTCAAGGATAAAAACCCAATTCAATCAACATTTTTCTTTCAAGAACCCGATCCATTGCATTGAATTCCAATAAGCGAAGGGTGCCTTCACCAAGGTCTGTTTTGGCTTCAATGGTACCATTTACTGATACCGTGAAATGTTCATTCCAGATGTCTTGCCGGGGGTGAAACAAAGGAAGAATTGGTCCCTGCTCTACCAATAAAGTAGCGATATTTGGCCCTTTTTTCCAATTGCAATGAGAGCAAGCAAAAGCAAGATTATTCAAATGATCCGAACCCTTGTGTTGACGACTAATGATGTGTTCGATATGGAAAGCAAAATTGGAGATGATTTCCGGCTTCCTGCAATATTCGCAGCGAAAATCGGCCCGTAGGGCTACAAACTGACGTATGGCTGTTGAAAACTCACTCATGCTGCAAGCGATGCAATGTTTTTCAAGGCCCTGATTTTGGCCATACTAACGATGTGCTCTACCAGCATAAATTGTTCTAATTCGTCTTTTTCAGCCTCTTCCAAACCCTCTTCAGTTTTGTTTTTTTCTAAAAGGGCTTCCAAACGTTCTTGTGCTTTTTCGGAAGTCCGAAAAGACAGTACCCGTTCAGGGTCCATCTTGGCAAGTAACTCAGCCAATTCTTCCAGCACAAAAGAAACTGTAGTCATGTTTGTGTTTTTTGTAAAGAAACAACATTTTTCCAAAAAAATCAATGGCCAGCTCACCCCACATTCTTCCCAATCACGTCCAACACCGCCCTAGCCGCCTTCAAACTCGCCACCCCATCTTTCACCAAGATAAAATGCTGGTGCGACTGCTTAAAACTCAATCCATGCTCCTTCCCTTTTGCGCCCACAAAGGCCACGATTTTATGAAACATCGGACTTTCATAAAATGCAGACTGCGGGTTTTCCACAAAATAGCAGCGCAGTTTTTCATTTTTGAGGATCACCCGTTCAAAGCCCAGGCGTTTGCAGGTCCAGCGCAGGCGCAGGCCTTCGAATAGTTCTTTTACCTCCGCGGGCAGACGACCAAAGCGGTCGCGGAGGTTGCTTTGGAAAGCTTCGACCTGATCCTCGGTTTCCAGGCGGTCCAGCTCGGTGTACAAATTGAGGCGCTCCTGGATGCTGGTCACGTAGCGTTCGGGGATCAGCATTTCCACGTCGGTTTCGATGGTCACCTCGCGTACGTACTTGCGGTCGGTTTTTTCGAGTTCTTCGGCGAATACGTCTTTAAAGTCCGTTTCTTTCAACTCGATGATCGCCTCTTCCAGGATTTTTTGGTAGGTTTCGTAGCCAATGTCCACAATGAAACCACTTTGCTCAGCGCCGAGCAAGTTGCCCGCCCCCCGGATGTCGAGGTCGCGCATGGCGATGTGGAAGCCGCTGCCCAGGTCCGAAAACTCTTCCAAAGTGCGCAAGCGTTTGCGGGCATCGCTGGTGAGGGTCGACATCGGCGGACTAAACAGGTAACAATACGCCTTTTTGTTGCTGCGACCCACGCGACCCCGCAACTGGTGCAGGTCGCTCATGCCAAACTGGTGGGCGTTGTTGATGAGCATCGTATTGGCGTTGGAAATATCCAGACCGGTTTCAATGATGTTGGTGCATACCAGCACATCGTATTGCTTGTCGATGAAATCCACCAGGGTTTTTTCCAGTTTATCCGACTCCATCTGGCCGTGAGCCGAAGCCACTTCCACATCTGGGCAAAGACGGCGAATCATCATTTCTACCTCAGCCAGGTTTTTGACCCGATTGTGTACAAAAAACACCTGCCCACCGCGGTTTACCTCGTAATAAATCGCCTCCTTGATGATGTCTTCACTAAAAATGCGTACTTCGGTATGGATAGGCTGTCGGTTGGGCGGTGGCGTACGAATGATCGAGAGATCCCGCGCGGCCATTAGGGAAAATTGCAGGGTACGCGGGATGGGCGTGGCGGTTAGCGTCAGCGTATCTACATTGACTTTGAAGTTGCGGAGCTTTTCTTTGGAGGCCACCCCAAATTTTTGCTCTTCATCAATGATCAACAAGCCCAAGTCCTTAAATTTCACTTCCTGATTGAGCAAGGCTTGGGTACCAATGATCAGGTCGATTTTGCCCTCGCGGAGCCGTTCAAAAATTTGTTTTTTCTCGCCAGCGGTGCGGAAACGGTTCACGTAATCCACCGTTGCCGAAAAATCTTTGAGGCGATCCCCAAAGGTTTTGGCGTGTTGCAGCGCCAGAATGGTGGTTGGCACCAAAACCGCCACCTGTTTTCCGTCCAAAATCGCTTTAAACGCTGCCCGGATGGCCACCTCCGTTTTGCCAAAACCCACGTCGCCACAAATCAGTCGATCCATCGGGTAGGGTTTGGTCATGTCGTTCTTGGTATCGATAGTGGCCTGGAGCTGATCGGGTGTATCTTCGTAGATGAAGGAGGATTCCAGTTCCACCTGCATGTAGTTATCCGGGGCAAAGGCAAAACCCGGTGAGGCCTTGCGTTGGGCGTAGAGCTTGATCAACTCACCCGCAATGTCTTTGACTTTTTTCTTGGTTTTGGCCTTGAGGTTCCGCCAGGCATCCGAGCCCAATTTGTTCAGTTGGGGTGGGGTGCCCTCCTTGCCCACGTACTTGGCAATTTTGTGCAACGAGTTGATGCTGACGTACAGGAGATCGTTGTTTTTGTACACCAGTCGCACACATTCCTGCACGTGGCCGTTCACATTGATGGTTTGTAAGCCCTTGAATTGGCCAATGCCATGGTCGATGTGGGTCACAAAATCACCCGGCTGCAAGTCGCGCAGCAAGCGCAGGTTCAAGGCTTGTTCTTTGCTGTAGCCTTGCCGCAGTTTGTAGCGGTGAAAACGTTCAAAAACCTGGTGATCGGTATAACAAGCCACTTTGAGCGTAGCGTCCAGGAAGCCCTCGTGTAGTCCCTGTACAATCGGGTAAAATTCTACTTTGGCGCGCAGGTCTTCAAAAATGGCGTAAAAGCGCTCGACCTGTTT includes these proteins:
- a CDS encoding DUF4197 domain-containing protein, whose product is MSGRYFVLLPLLAWGVLHNPVEAQLGGLINKAKNTVLGKGGDLSADEAGSGLKEALNVGVDQAVSFLSAKDGYYVSPYKILMPEEAKTMAAKLKMIPGFAKFEEDLLEKMNRAAEDAATQAKPIFVNAIKQMTFQDALNILMGEKNAATQYLQRTTTNPLTEAFMPVIQTSLDKFNAREYWSSAVTAYNKIPLVKKMNPELDKYVTEKALLGMFKLVEVKELDIRQNVDSRSSDLLKKVFAKQDKK
- the truA gene encoding tRNA pseudouridine(38-40) synthase TruA — protein: MQRYFIELAYNGTQYFGWQRQPGKISVQQTLEDSINTILGTELEITGCGRTDTGVHARQYFAHFDFEGEFPAEFVRRLNKFLPKDIAVYQIIAVEPEAHARFDAYERSYEYHLSFRKNPFTEHLAYFYPYVQQPDPVLMQDAAAFLLQYQEFEPFCKSNHDAKTMVCKLTRSEWIFDLKEQRAVFHITSNRFLRGMVRLIVGMCIGVGTGQISMEELKTAMEQQSRLKKATSAPPEGLYLGGIKYLSEK
- a CDS encoding TetR/AcrR family transcriptional regulator, producing the protein MDRRIKYTRKVLSETLLGLLKTKPVEKISITELCKCSDINRATFYLHYRSVYELLHEIQDNFYNSIKADIEGLIQDGNNQSALSLLIRKIGDNKELCEALFLTKGEKSFQEKIISIAKDEITRTWPKTYKVNKSTLQLITEFIIAGSVGLIQDWIGNGCKESPEEIALLLKKTCESPLNACLLG
- a CDS encoding DUF2141 domain-containing protein — translated: MGQAVSRRSKSINGFNMITCLLNLISLLWVMDQPAFSENLNGSTITVNITDVRNKKGSIRLSVFKDEASFSAEKASKTMLLNKNELTGGKMNTSVQLPSGTYGIAVLDDENSNEKMDYGVMMPKEGFGFSNFYLTGLRKPKFEKFKFLVSDANFSVVIRMKYM
- a CDS encoding DUF433 domain-containing protein; the encoded protein is MMAQTLIEQYIEINPKVMLGKPVIKDTRMTVELILEKLANGESNEMILEEHPRLIKEHIYAALAFAVSSLRGELLIPTAV
- a CDS encoding HNH endonuclease is translated as MSEFSTAIRQFVALRADFRCEYCRKPEIISNFAFHIEHIISRQHKGSDHLNNLAFACSHCNWKKGPNIATLLVEQGPILPLFHPRQDIWNEHFTVSVNGTIEAKTDLGEGTLRLLEFNAMDRVLERKMLIELGFYP
- the mfd gene encoding transcription-repair coupling factor yields the protein MILNHYSPIPFPNFIIFAPVKNLQTLLDLYRQDTRTTSIVQELKNETPARVKLLELVGAQLSFVIAGVYHQHPANHLIVADNKEEAAYWQNDLAALFGQKRVHFFPDSFKQPLRFDELNQTNVLERTETINAVSNAARGQVIVTYPEALFERVVSPEVLSKSRIEIAVGEKLDPEFLMDVLIEYKFTREEFVFEPGQFSLRGGIIDIFSFGNDLPYRVELFDDEVESIRTFNPLTQLSAQNISRVSIVPNINTRFKQEDKVSLFRVLKEDTVIWIRDFQVLIDRLQRCFEDAEKFAKTISILDEGELAEVFRDRAFLFPKDVVEDVRLHPIILLSNAPQPLESTAQIQYGGKPQPSFNRNFDLLIENLHANTAAGLTNYLFTENPKQVERFYAIFEDLRAKVEFYPIVQGLHEGFLDATLKVACYTDHQVFERFHRYKLRQGYSKEQALNLRLLRDLQPGDFVTHIDHGIGQFKGLQTINVNGHVQECVRLVYKNNDLLYVSINSLHKIAKYVGKEGTPPQLNKLGSDAWRNLKAKTKKKVKDIAGELIKLYAQRKASPGFAFAPDNYMQVELESSFIYEDTPDQLQATIDTKNDMTKPYPMDRLICGDVGFGKTEVAIRAAFKAILDGKQVAVLVPTTILALQHAKTFGDRLKDFSATVDYVNRFRTAGEKKQIFERLREGKIDLIIGTQALLNQEVKFKDLGLLIIDEEQKFGVASKEKLRNFKVNVDTLTLTATPIPRTLQFSLMAARDLSIIRTPPPNRQPIHTEVRIFSEDIIKEAIYYEVNRGGQVFFVHNRVKNLAEVEMMIRRLCPDVEVASAHGQMESDKLEKTLVDFIDKQYDVLVCTNIIETGLDISNANTMLINNAHQFGMSDLHQLRGRVGRSNKKAYCYLFSPPMSTLTSDARKRLRTLEEFSDLGSGFHIAMRDLDIRGAGNLLGAEQSGFIVDIGYETYQKILEEAIIELKETDFKDVFAEELEKTDRKYVREVTIETDVEMLIPERYVTSIQERLNLYTELDRLETEDQVEAFQSNLRDRFGRLPAEVKELFEGLRLRWTCKRLGFERVILKNEKLRCYFVENPQSAFYESPMFHKIVAFVGAKGKEHGLSFKQSHQHFILVKDGVASLKAARAVLDVIGKNVG